A region from the Microcoleus sp. FACHB-672 genome encodes:
- a CDS encoding endonuclease/exonuclease/phosphatase family protein codes for MQFIQHFLKIEGWQAQVKNALLRWLIIGTVFSTLFSLTGYLGGSHRYLELTSHFKLQYLGVGCIALIFFSVTRRKWLSLVSLFCVALNLAVIVPWYIPQLTDAAVPAGTPMKVLLANVLTSNRQYSKIISLVEKNSPDIAVFLEVNEVWSKQLEAIQDILPYSLVYPREDNFGIALYSKTALNDPAYKFFADEDVVSLLADVRFSDQIISIVATHPLPPSNQEYFNGRNTQLEEISKYVQQLKNPHLVVGDLNATMWSPYYKQFIQKSGLHNTRAGFGILPTWPAQSPLLYIPLDHCLVSSKIKVRDTKTLGNIGSDHLPLICDLALPRKT; via the coding sequence GAAGGCTGGCAGGCTCAAGTTAAAAACGCGCTTTTACGCTGGCTAATTATAGGAACAGTTTTTTCTACACTGTTTTCTCTGACAGGTTATTTGGGAGGCTCCCACAGGTATTTAGAACTCACGAGCCATTTTAAACTGCAATACCTGGGTGTTGGGTGTATTGCCTTAATTTTTTTCTCTGTGACACGTCGCAAGTGGTTGAGTCTTGTCAGCCTCTTCTGTGTCGCGCTCAACCTTGCTGTTATCGTTCCTTGGTATATCCCTCAACTAACAGATGCCGCTGTTCCTGCCGGCACTCCGATGAAGGTTTTGCTGGCAAATGTCTTAACTTCTAACCGACAATACTCAAAAATTATCTCCCTGGTAGAGAAAAACTCACCTGATATTGCAGTTTTCTTAGAAGTGAATGAAGTTTGGTCAAAACAGCTAGAAGCGATTCAGGATATTCTGCCTTATTCTTTGGTTTATCCCAGAGAAGATAACTTTGGTATCGCCCTATACAGCAAAACAGCCCTTAACGATCCAGCTTATAAGTTTTTTGCGGATGAAGATGTGGTGAGTTTACTGGCAGATGTCAGGTTTTCCGACCAAATCATTTCCATCGTTGCCACACATCCACTACCCCCCAGTAATCAAGAATACTTTAACGGGCGAAACACACAGCTCGAAGAAATTAGTAAATATGTGCAGCAGCTCAAAAATCCACATTTAGTTGTTGGAGATTTGAATGCAACGATGTGGTCGCCCTATTATAAACAGTTTATCCAAAAATCCGGACTTCATAACACAAGGGCCGGCTTTGGTATTTTACCAACTTGGCCGGCTCAATCTCCCCTGCTGTACATTCCTTTAGATCATTGTTTAGTTAGTTCAAAAATTAAAGTTAGAGATACTAAAACTCTTGGGAATATAGGTTCAGATCATCTACCTTTGATCTGCGATCTTGCACTCCCAAGAAAAACCTGA